One window of the Eucalyptus grandis isolate ANBG69807.140 chromosome 8, ASM1654582v1, whole genome shotgun sequence genome contains the following:
- the LOC104414910 gene encoding endo-1,3;1,4-beta-D-glucanase produces the protein MSSSQCFENPPNLSSTCGAGHVEELAGLKTYVTGPSDSKRAVLLIADVFGYEAPKLRKLADKIASAGFLVVVPDFFYGDPIIDFTSPNFNFEAWFKNHGTDKGHEDAKPVIAALKSKGVSAIGAAGFCWGGVVLVKLAGTEDIQAAVILHPGPMTEDAIKAVKIPTAILGAEIDHSSPPEQLKKFGEIMSAKTEFESYVKIFPGVSHGWSVRYDDDNELVVKSAEEAQEDTLNWFLKHVK, from the exons atgtcgAGCTCTCAGTGTTTTGAGAACCCACCAAACCTGAGCTCCACTTGCGGAGCAGGACACGTTGAAGAGCTTGCAGGTCTCAAGACTTacgtcaccggcccttccgaTTCCAAGCGTGCTGTTCTTCTCATCGCCGATGTTTTCG GGTATGAGGCTCCTAAGCTGAG GAAACTCGCAGATAAAATTGCATCCGCGGGATTCTTGGTGGTCGTACCTGATTTCTTTTACGGAGATCCCATTATTGATTTCACTAgtcctaatttcaattttgaagcTTGGTTTAAGAATCACGGCACG GATAAAGGGCATGAAGATGCCAAGCCAGTGATTGCTGCTCTTAAGAGCAAAGGTGTGTCTGCCATTGGGGCTGCAGGATTTTGTTGGGGAg GAGTGGTGCTTGTGAAATTAGCGGGCACTGAAGACATTCAAGCAGCAGTCATTCTGCACCCCGGTCCTATGACCGAAGATGCAATCAAAG CTGTCAAGATTCCAACTGCTATATTGGGAGCCGAGATTGACCATTCTTCCCCGCCGGAACAACTGAAAAAGTTTGGGGAGATCATGTCGGCTAAAACTGAA TTTGAGAGCTATGTGAAGATATTCCCTGGTGTTAGTCATGGATGGAGTGTGAGGTACGACGACGACAATGAATTGGTGGTCAAGAGCGCCGAAGAGGCCCAAGAAGACACTTTGAATTGGTTCTTGAAGCATGTCAAGTGA